A DNA window from Hevea brasiliensis isolate MT/VB/25A 57/8 unplaced genomic scaffold, ASM3005281v1 Scaf7, whole genome shotgun sequence contains the following coding sequences:
- the LOC110660169 gene encoding uncharacterized protein LOC110660169 isoform X2 encodes MMSGNYTSIDNQKVSGSVPSVPDPGLSDSNLQTFPPPNAHGKISGGSHPPRDADVFCIGADTFSKPSSGSDEPQQSGWLRTFTIAAYKPYFDIDTTDVLERIKDSLFPFRGTFSEKTAGNPDLYGPFWICTTLIFVAASIGTFVTYIAHKLQKKEWDYDINLVTWSAGVFYGYVTIVPLGLYVILKYFSAPSGLVQLFCLYGYSLFIFIPALCLSIIPLEIFRWVIAGVAGFMSASFVALNLRAHIMSAGERWFLIVASIFLLQLALSVVLKLYLFTVTV; translated from the exons ATGATGTCAGGCAATTACACTAGTATTGATAATCAAAAGGTCTCGGGATCCGTACCT TCTGTTCCAGATCCAGGCCTCTCTG ATTCGAATCTGCAGACGTTTCCTCCACCAAATGCGCATGGGAAAATCTCCGGTGGATCTCACCCTCCTCGCGATGCTGATG TTTTTTGTATTGGTGCAGATACATTTTCAAAACCTTCTTCTGGTTCTGATGAACCCCAGCAAAGTGGTTGGTTGCGGACATTCACAATTGCTGCATATAAGCCATACTTTGATATAGACACTACAGATGTTTTGGAGAGAATCAAAGATTCGCTTTTCCCTTTCAGAGGAACGTTTTCTGAGAAAACTGCTGGCAACCCAGATTT GTATGGACCATTCTGGATATGCACTACCCTAATCTTTGTGGCAGCTTCAATTGGCACTTTTGTTACCTATATAGCACACAAGCTGCAGAAGAAAGAATGGGATTATGACATAAATCTGGTGACTTGGTCTGCTGGTGTTTTTTATGGCTATGTCACCATTGTTCCTCTTGGTTTGTATGTGATCCTTAAGTACTTCTCAGCACCATCAGGCCTTGTCCAGCTGTTTTGTCTATATGGTTACTCCCTATTCATCTTTATTCCTGCACTG TGTCTCTCCATTATTCCCTTGGAAATTTTCAGGTGGGTGATTGCAGGTGTGGCAGGCTTTATGTCAGCATCCTTTGTGGCACTTAATCTACGAGCTCATATCATGTCAGCAGGTGAAAGgtggtttttgattgttgctagcATCTTTTTGTTGCAGCTGGCTCTGTCTGTGGTTTTGAAGCTTTATTTGTTCACTGTTACAGTATAA
- the LOC110660169 gene encoding uncharacterized protein LOC110660169 isoform X4, translated as MMSGNYTSIDNQKVSGSVPSVPDPGLSDSNLQTFPPPNAHGKISGGSHPPRDADDTFSKPSSGSDEPQQSGWLRTFTIAAYKPYFDIDTTDVLERIKDSLFPFRGTFSEKTAGNPDLYGPFWICTTLIFVAASIGTFVTYIAHKLQKKEWDYDINLVTWSAGVFYGYVTIVPLGLYVILKYFSAPSGLVQLFCLYGYSLFIFIPALCLSIIPLEIFRWVIAGVAGFMSASFVALNLRAHIMSAGERWFLIVASIFLLQLALSVVLKLYLFTVTV; from the exons ATGATGTCAGGCAATTACACTAGTATTGATAATCAAAAGGTCTCGGGATCCGTACCT TCTGTTCCAGATCCAGGCCTCTCTG ATTCGAATCTGCAGACGTTTCCTCCACCAAATGCGCATGGGAAAATCTCCGGTGGATCTCACCCTCCTCGCGATGCTGATG ATACATTTTCAAAACCTTCTTCTGGTTCTGATGAACCCCAGCAAAGTGGTTGGTTGCGGACATTCACAATTGCTGCATATAAGCCATACTTTGATATAGACACTACAGATGTTTTGGAGAGAATCAAAGATTCGCTTTTCCCTTTCAGAGGAACGTTTTCTGAGAAAACTGCTGGCAACCCAGATTT GTATGGACCATTCTGGATATGCACTACCCTAATCTTTGTGGCAGCTTCAATTGGCACTTTTGTTACCTATATAGCACACAAGCTGCAGAAGAAAGAATGGGATTATGACATAAATCTGGTGACTTGGTCTGCTGGTGTTTTTTATGGCTATGTCACCATTGTTCCTCTTGGTTTGTATGTGATCCTTAAGTACTTCTCAGCACCATCAGGCCTTGTCCAGCTGTTTTGTCTATATGGTTACTCCCTATTCATCTTTATTCCTGCACTG TGTCTCTCCATTATTCCCTTGGAAATTTTCAGGTGGGTGATTGCAGGTGTGGCAGGCTTTATGTCAGCATCCTTTGTGGCACTTAATCTACGAGCTCATATCATGTCAGCAGGTGAAAGgtggtttttgattgttgctagcATCTTTTTGTTGCAGCTGGCTCTGTCTGTGGTTTTGAAGCTTTATTTGTTCACTGTTACAGTATAA
- the LOC110660169 gene encoding uncharacterized protein LOC110660169 isoform X1 yields MMSGNYTSIDNQKVSGSVPSVPDPGLSGKFSDSNLQTFPPPNAHGKISGGSHPPRDADVFCIGADTFSKPSSGSDEPQQSGWLRTFTIAAYKPYFDIDTTDVLERIKDSLFPFRGTFSEKTAGNPDLYGPFWICTTLIFVAASIGTFVTYIAHKLQKKEWDYDINLVTWSAGVFYGYVTIVPLGLYVILKYFSAPSGLVQLFCLYGYSLFIFIPALCLSIIPLEIFRWVIAGVAGFMSASFVALNLRAHIMSAGERWFLIVASIFLLQLALSVVLKLYLFTVTV; encoded by the exons ATGATGTCAGGCAATTACACTAGTATTGATAATCAAAAGGTCTCGGGATCCGTACCT TCTGTTCCAGATCCAGGCCTCTCTGGTAAATTCTCAG ATTCGAATCTGCAGACGTTTCCTCCACCAAATGCGCATGGGAAAATCTCCGGTGGATCTCACCCTCCTCGCGATGCTGATG TTTTTTGTATTGGTGCAGATACATTTTCAAAACCTTCTTCTGGTTCTGATGAACCCCAGCAAAGTGGTTGGTTGCGGACATTCACAATTGCTGCATATAAGCCATACTTTGATATAGACACTACAGATGTTTTGGAGAGAATCAAAGATTCGCTTTTCCCTTTCAGAGGAACGTTTTCTGAGAAAACTGCTGGCAACCCAGATTT GTATGGACCATTCTGGATATGCACTACCCTAATCTTTGTGGCAGCTTCAATTGGCACTTTTGTTACCTATATAGCACACAAGCTGCAGAAGAAAGAATGGGATTATGACATAAATCTGGTGACTTGGTCTGCTGGTGTTTTTTATGGCTATGTCACCATTGTTCCTCTTGGTTTGTATGTGATCCTTAAGTACTTCTCAGCACCATCAGGCCTTGTCCAGCTGTTTTGTCTATATGGTTACTCCCTATTCATCTTTATTCCTGCACTG TGTCTCTCCATTATTCCCTTGGAAATTTTCAGGTGGGTGATTGCAGGTGTGGCAGGCTTTATGTCAGCATCCTTTGTGGCACTTAATCTACGAGCTCATATCATGTCAGCAGGTGAAAGgtggtttttgattgttgctagcATCTTTTTGTTGCAGCTGGCTCTGTCTGTGGTTTTGAAGCTTTATTTGTTCACTGTTACAGTATAA
- the LOC110660169 gene encoding uncharacterized protein LOC110660169 isoform X3: MMSGNYTSIDNQKVSGSVPSVPDPGLSGKFSDSNLQTFPPPNAHGKISGGSHPPRDADDTFSKPSSGSDEPQQSGWLRTFTIAAYKPYFDIDTTDVLERIKDSLFPFRGTFSEKTAGNPDLYGPFWICTTLIFVAASIGTFVTYIAHKLQKKEWDYDINLVTWSAGVFYGYVTIVPLGLYVILKYFSAPSGLVQLFCLYGYSLFIFIPALCLSIIPLEIFRWVIAGVAGFMSASFVALNLRAHIMSAGERWFLIVASIFLLQLALSVVLKLYLFTVTV, encoded by the exons ATGATGTCAGGCAATTACACTAGTATTGATAATCAAAAGGTCTCGGGATCCGTACCT TCTGTTCCAGATCCAGGCCTCTCTGGTAAATTCTCAG ATTCGAATCTGCAGACGTTTCCTCCACCAAATGCGCATGGGAAAATCTCCGGTGGATCTCACCCTCCTCGCGATGCTGATG ATACATTTTCAAAACCTTCTTCTGGTTCTGATGAACCCCAGCAAAGTGGTTGGTTGCGGACATTCACAATTGCTGCATATAAGCCATACTTTGATATAGACACTACAGATGTTTTGGAGAGAATCAAAGATTCGCTTTTCCCTTTCAGAGGAACGTTTTCTGAGAAAACTGCTGGCAACCCAGATTT GTATGGACCATTCTGGATATGCACTACCCTAATCTTTGTGGCAGCTTCAATTGGCACTTTTGTTACCTATATAGCACACAAGCTGCAGAAGAAAGAATGGGATTATGACATAAATCTGGTGACTTGGTCTGCTGGTGTTTTTTATGGCTATGTCACCATTGTTCCTCTTGGTTTGTATGTGATCCTTAAGTACTTCTCAGCACCATCAGGCCTTGTCCAGCTGTTTTGTCTATATGGTTACTCCCTATTCATCTTTATTCCTGCACTG TGTCTCTCCATTATTCCCTTGGAAATTTTCAGGTGGGTGATTGCAGGTGTGGCAGGCTTTATGTCAGCATCCTTTGTGGCACTTAATCTACGAGCTCATATCATGTCAGCAGGTGAAAGgtggtttttgattgttgctagcATCTTTTTGTTGCAGCTGGCTCTGTCTGTGGTTTTGAAGCTTTATTTGTTCACTGTTACAGTATAA